The following are encoded together in the Halomonas halophila genome:
- a CDS encoding DUF1850 domain-containing protein, with protein MTPGRAVRLAPSSWRVWVNALLAALLLGGLAPPALADCPSHELTVRDAEHRPLVRLPMPEGEGWCLAWNHSVEGFTVHDCYRNVAGHMVLQRSHLPDFAAGLDHIPGRGRQVSDGRGGYWIEAIDEPVPGDAYRLRVGSPRVDHRLVGRPGGAPLATLLDAARDCDAGGGYPDAAESPVVVSLSELAANERVTLALEAAMPDDEGA; from the coding sequence ATGACCCCGGGGCGAGCCGTCAGGCTCGCCCCGTCGTCGTGGCGAGTGTGGGTCAACGCCCTGCTGGCGGCGCTGCTGCTCGGCGGGCTGGCGCCGCCGGCGCTGGCCGACTGCCCCAGCCATGAGCTGACGGTCCGCGACGCCGAGCACCGGCCGCTGGTACGCCTGCCGATGCCGGAAGGCGAGGGCTGGTGCCTGGCCTGGAACCATTCGGTGGAGGGTTTCACCGTCCACGACTGCTATCGCAACGTCGCCGGACACATGGTGCTCCAGCGCAGCCACCTGCCGGACTTCGCCGCCGGCCTCGACCACATTCCCGGCCGCGGCCGCCAGGTCTCCGACGGTCGCGGCGGCTACTGGATCGAGGCCATCGACGAGCCGGTGCCCGGCGATGCCTACCGGCTTCGGGTCGGGTCGCCGCGCGTCGATCATCGCCTGGTCGGTCGCCCCGGAGGCGCGCCGCTGGCGACCCTGCTGGACGCCGCCCGGGACTGCGACGCCGGCGGAGGGTATCCCGATGCGGCCGAGTCGCCGGTGGTCGTGAGCCTGAGCGAGCTCGCCGCCAACGAGCGGGTGACGCTGGCCCTGGAGGCCGCGATGCCCGACGACGAGGGCGCCTGA
- a CDS encoding 5-(carboxyamino)imidazole ribonucleotide synthase — protein sequence MNIGVLGAGQLGRMLALAGYPLANRFTFLDTTGHPSAGIGDVMIDTDQKHLESFLEKVDLVTYEFEHLPVALVQAIEERKPVYPGSEAIRVCQHRAEEKALFDRLAIPTPAYRLVDSAEALEAAARELGTPVVAKSVTEGYDGKGQAVIKDPADAAEAWRSINHPRLIVEAFVDFVREVSIIAVRGRDGEVAFYPMAENVHVDGILRYSVAPMPDLDDAVQQTADGYIRALLDELDYVGVLTLELFQTRDGGLLANEMAPRVHNSGHWTQDGAVTSQFENHLRAIQGLPLGSTAARAPTCMVNVIGREGEAAKLLEIDDAHLHRYDKGERPGRKLAHVNLVAPTFDALLEKVRACADLLPDAPAPSFSFE from the coding sequence ATGAACATCGGCGTACTCGGAGCCGGCCAGCTCGGCCGGATGCTGGCCCTGGCGGGCTATCCGCTGGCCAACCGCTTCACCTTCCTCGACACCACCGGCCACCCCAGCGCGGGCATCGGTGACGTCATGATCGACACTGACCAGAAGCACCTCGAGAGCTTCCTCGAGAAGGTCGATCTGGTCACCTACGAGTTCGAGCACCTGCCGGTGGCGCTGGTCCAGGCGATCGAGGAGCGCAAGCCGGTCTACCCCGGCAGCGAGGCGATCCGCGTCTGCCAGCACCGCGCCGAGGAGAAGGCGCTGTTTGATCGCCTGGCCATCCCGACCCCGGCCTATCGCCTGGTGGACAGCGCCGAGGCGCTGGAGGCCGCGGCGCGCGAGCTGGGCACGCCGGTGGTCGCCAAGTCCGTCACCGAGGGCTACGACGGCAAGGGCCAGGCGGTGATCAAGGACCCGGCCGATGCGGCCGAGGCCTGGCGTTCGATCAACCACCCGCGGCTGATCGTCGAGGCCTTCGTCGACTTCGTGCGCGAGGTGTCGATCATCGCCGTGCGCGGTCGCGACGGCGAGGTGGCCTTCTACCCGATGGCCGAGAACGTCCACGTCGACGGCATCCTGCGCTACTCCGTGGCGCCGATGCCGGACCTGGACGACGCCGTCCAGCAGACCGCCGACGGCTACATCCGTGCGCTGCTCGACGAGCTCGACTACGTCGGCGTGCTGACCCTGGAGCTGTTCCAGACCCGCGACGGCGGCCTGCTGGCCAACGAGATGGCACCCCGGGTGCACAACTCCGGCCACTGGACCCAGGACGGCGCGGTGACCAGCCAGTTCGAGAACCACCTGCGCGCCATCCAGGGCCTGCCGCTGGGCAGCACCGCCGCCCGCGCGCCGACCTGCATGGTCAACGTCATCGGCCGCGAGGGCGAGGCGGCGAAGCTGCTCGAGATCGACGACGCCCACCTGCACCGTTATGACAAGGGCGAGCGCCCCGGCCGCAAGCTGGCCCACGTCAATCTGGTGGCGCCGACCTTTGATGCGCTGCTGGAGAAGGTCCGCGCCTGTGCGGACCTGCTGCCCGACGCCCCGGCGCCGAGCTTCAGCTTCGAGTGA
- a CDS encoding TAXI family TRAP transporter solute-binding subunit, whose translation MSALKTALAATLLVAAPAALAQQQLSIATGGTGGTYYPYGGGLAELINEHVEGFDAVAEVTGASVENMGLVWRGDSDLALALADTVYQAYNGTGDFEGRQLENIRALASIYPNAVQIVTMADSGIESLSDLEGKVVSVGAPGSGTEINASTLLEANGITYDDIDARRLNFNETADAIRDGDIDAGFWSVGPPTSSIMNLATTRDIRLIGLSDEEIANAQAEEPVFAAYELKSGLYEGMEEAVQTIGIPNVLAVSSEMDEELAYRITQTLFEHTDQLIAIHPAANDTTVDFSVESTPIAFHPGALRYYEEVGAEIADRQRP comes from the coding sequence ATGAGCGCACTCAAGACGGCCCTCGCCGCCACTCTGCTGGTGGCGGCCCCCGCGGCCCTGGCCCAGCAGCAGCTGTCCATCGCCACCGGCGGCACCGGCGGCACCTACTATCCCTACGGCGGCGGCCTCGCCGAGCTGATCAACGAGCACGTCGAGGGCTTCGACGCCGTGGCCGAGGTCACCGGCGCCTCGGTGGAGAACATGGGGCTGGTCTGGCGCGGCGACTCCGACCTGGCGCTGGCGCTGGCCGACACCGTCTATCAGGCCTACAACGGCACCGGCGACTTCGAGGGCCGTCAGCTCGAGAACATCCGCGCCCTGGCGTCGATCTACCCCAATGCCGTGCAGATCGTGACCATGGCCGATTCCGGCATCGAGTCGCTCTCCGACCTGGAAGGCAAGGTCGTCTCGGTGGGCGCGCCGGGCAGCGGCACCGAGATCAACGCCAGCACCCTGCTGGAGGCCAACGGCATCACCTACGACGACATCGACGCTCGCCGCCTCAACTTCAACGAGACCGCCGACGCCATCCGCGACGGCGACATCGACGCCGGCTTCTGGAGCGTGGGCCCGCCCACCAGCTCGATCATGAACCTGGCCACCACCCGCGACATCCGCCTGATCGGCCTCTCCGACGAGGAGATCGCCAACGCCCAGGCCGAGGAACCGGTATTCGCCGCCTATGAGCTCAAGTCCGGCCTCTACGAGGGCATGGAAGAGGCGGTGCAGACCATCGGCATCCCCAACGTGCTGGCGGTGAGCAGCGAGATGGACGAGGAGCTGGCCTATCGGATCACCCAGACGCTGTTCGAGCACACCGATCAGCTGATCGCCATCCATCCGGCGGCCAACGACACCACCGTCGACTTCAGCGTCGAGTCCACGCCGATCGCCTTCCATCCCGGCGCGCTGCGTTACTACGAGGAAGTGGGCGCCGAGATCGCCGACCGTCAGCGTCCCTGA
- a CDS encoding YbaY family lipoprotein, protein MKRQLFIAAALTGTLALAGCDQADDSEQNAADTATQTEQTTGSEQASQNDEQQASRTLEGVLEFVATDTPLPDDAQVTVSLLDVARADAPATTISETTVDVTGNDPVEFGLDYTTDQVDPGHAHAVRAEIRDDEGNLLWTTTQRHQVEVGPDAEQAPITVSLEPVASQGSIAGQALEDTENAVDQAGDAVADTTGDAMDAAGDAADATQDAAGDAVDATQDAAGDAAEATEETAEDAAAATEEAAEEAHEEVEEMMEDDTQSTQ, encoded by the coding sequence ATGAAGCGTCAACTTTTCATTGCGGCAGCCCTGACCGGCACCCTGGCGCTGGCCGGCTGCGACCAGGCCGACGACAGCGAACAGAACGCGGCCGATACCGCCACCCAGACCGAACAGACGACCGGCAGCGAACAGGCGTCCCAGAACGACGAGCAGCAGGCCAGCAGGACCCTCGAGGGCGTGCTGGAGTTCGTCGCCACCGATACGCCGCTGCCGGACGATGCCCAGGTCACCGTCAGCCTGCTCGACGTGGCCCGCGCCGACGCGCCGGCCACCACCATCAGCGAGACCACCGTCGACGTGACCGGCAACGACCCGGTCGAGTTCGGTCTCGACTACACGACCGATCAGGTCGATCCGGGCCACGCCCACGCCGTGCGCGCCGAGATCCGCGACGACGAGGGCAATCTGCTGTGGACCACCACCCAACGCCATCAGGTCGAGGTCGGCCCGGACGCCGAGCAGGCACCGATCACCGTGAGCCTGGAGCCGGTGGCCAGCCAGGGTTCCATCGCCGGCCAGGCGCTGGAAGACACCGAGAACGCCGTGGACCAGGCCGGCGATGCCGTGGCCGACACCACCGGTGATGCCATGGATGCCGCCGGCGATGCCGCCGATGCGACTCAGGACGCCGCCGGCGATGCGGTCGACGCGACCCAGGACGCCGCCGGTGATGCCGCCGAGGCGACCGAGGAAACCGCCGAGGACGCCGCCGCCGCGACCGAAGAGGCCGCCGAGGAGGCGCACGAAGAGGTGGAGGAAATGATGGAGGACGACACCCAGTCGACTCAATAA
- a CDS encoding TraX family protein: MSLAANADAGVARPSSAWTGWGQWLALITMTLDHLSRYAVPEAWGLDWIDSSLGRIAFPLFAAMVAWHGLFNTRDPLRYARRVLVIGLVAQLPYALMPRDIDGLILNICFTLSLGLIGGAWLLNLPARRARGLAAWQMTAEAIAALAVWALAGPVVEYGHLGLLMIPLYMLAMQRLHAPAATPDARLLGLMSALPVLVTAGLMNSSPMAKAFTVATCLVALLLAAGAHRLSPRVPFTMPRRLWLAWYPAHFAAIALWLALV, translated from the coding sequence ATGTCCCTCGCCGCCAACGCCGATGCCGGCGTCGCTCGCCCTTCCTCGGCCTGGACGGGCTGGGGCCAGTGGCTGGCGCTGATCACCATGACCCTCGACCATCTGTCGCGCTACGCGGTGCCCGAGGCCTGGGGACTGGACTGGATCGACTCCTCACTGGGGCGCATCGCCTTCCCGCTGTTCGCCGCCATGGTCGCCTGGCACGGGCTGTTCAACACCCGCGATCCGCTGCGCTACGCCCGCCGCGTGCTGGTGATCGGCCTCGTCGCCCAGCTGCCCTATGCGCTGATGCCCCGGGATATCGACGGCCTGATCCTCAATATCTGCTTCACGCTGTCGCTGGGCCTGATCGGCGGCGCCTGGCTGCTGAACCTGCCGGCACGGCGGGCGCGCGGTCTCGCCGCCTGGCAGATGACCGCCGAGGCGATCGCCGCCCTGGCGGTGTGGGCGCTGGCGGGCCCGGTCGTCGAGTATGGGCATCTGGGCCTGCTGATGATCCCGCTCTACATGCTGGCGATGCAGCGCCTGCACGCGCCCGCGGCGACGCCGGACGCGCGCCTGTTGGGGCTGATGTCGGCGCTGCCGGTGCTGGTCACCGCCGGACTGATGAACAGCTCCCCGATGGCCAAGGCCTTCACCGTCGCCACCTGCCTGGTGGCGCTGCTGCTGGCCGCCGGCGCCCACCGGCTCTCGCCGCGGGTGCCCTTCACCATGCCGCGCCGCCTTTGGCTGGCCTGGTATCCCGCGCACTTCGCGGCCATCGCGCTATGGCTGGCGCTCGTCTGA
- a CDS encoding TRAP transporter permease — protein sequence MSEAGASPIVPGSQAPHSRPVLWLISLVAVALSLFQLYSAGIEPLGLFYQRSIHLALIMMLAFLMFPVFGARHGRGPLGGAIDLAFFAGAVITGGYMALYLDEIINRAGFWSQTDITVGIIATVTVLEASRRAVGFGMTVIGVLAILYAFSGPRGELPWLGEWLPGILEHRGYGLDRLVGQLYLGQEGIFGLPMGVAATYIFIFVLFGAFLEITGAGKFFIDLAYAATGRQRGGPAKAAVIASAGMGSISGSAIANVVTTGAFTIPLMKRLGYKPHQAGGIEAAASTGGQIMPPLMGAGAFLIAEYTRMPYLEVVKVSILPAIMYFGTVYLFVHIIALKQGMQGMAKSELPQLRDVMGAGWHFLLPLAVLVWLLVMNMSPMRVGYYAILTMLAVAALRFAVWFLFVAPRRGEPVTGAALVQALKLGALKVIEGLELGARNAVAVSMACAVAGIIVGVVGLTGLGLKFSAMMMAFSDGNLLLALVMVLLASLVLGMGLPVTASYIVLIVLVGPALTSEFGVPLLIAHLVVFWYSQDSNVTPPIALAGFAGAAIAGARPMDTGFQAWKFAKGLYLIPLFMVFNPEIIMGGPLPLLAWTTLTAFLALGAFAAALEGYLFTRMSTPVRLVLLPAIVGVFYPSLIAEAAGAAVMVLALAGNWIASRRETAVAG from the coding sequence ATGAGCGAAGCGGGTGCTTCCCCCATCGTCCCCGGCAGCCAGGCGCCGCACTCGCGCCCGGTGCTGTGGCTGATCAGCCTGGTGGCCGTGGCGCTGTCGCTGTTCCAGCTCTACTCCGCCGGCATCGAGCCGCTGGGGCTCTTCTACCAGCGCAGCATCCACCTGGCGCTGATCATGATGCTGGCGTTCCTGATGTTTCCGGTGTTCGGCGCCCGGCACGGAAGGGGGCCCCTGGGCGGGGCGATCGACCTGGCGTTTTTCGCTGGGGCGGTGATCACCGGCGGCTACATGGCGCTGTATCTCGACGAGATCATCAATCGCGCCGGTTTCTGGAGCCAGACCGACATCACGGTCGGCATCATCGCCACCGTCACCGTGCTGGAAGCCAGCCGCCGGGCGGTGGGGTTCGGCATGACGGTGATCGGCGTGCTGGCGATCCTCTACGCCTTCTCCGGCCCCCGCGGCGAGCTGCCCTGGCTCGGCGAATGGCTGCCCGGCATCCTCGAGCACCGCGGCTACGGGCTGGATCGCCTGGTCGGCCAGCTCTACCTGGGGCAGGAGGGCATCTTCGGGCTGCCCATGGGCGTGGCGGCGACCTATATCTTCATCTTCGTGCTGTTCGGCGCCTTCCTCGAGATCACCGGCGCCGGCAAGTTCTTCATCGACCTGGCCTACGCCGCCACCGGTCGCCAGCGCGGCGGGCCGGCCAAGGCGGCGGTCATCGCCTCGGCCGGCATGGGCTCGATCTCCGGCAGCGCCATCGCCAACGTGGTGACCACCGGTGCCTTCACCATCCCGCTGATGAAGCGCCTGGGCTACAAGCCCCACCAGGCCGGCGGCATCGAGGCGGCGGCTTCCACCGGCGGCCAGATCATGCCGCCGCTGATGGGCGCCGGCGCCTTTTTGATCGCCGAGTACACGCGGATGCCCTACCTGGAGGTGGTCAAGGTCAGCATCCTCCCGGCCATCATGTACTTCGGCACCGTCTATCTGTTCGTGCACATCATCGCCCTGAAGCAGGGCATGCAGGGCATGGCCAAAAGCGAGTTGCCGCAGCTGCGCGACGTGATGGGCGCCGGCTGGCACTTCCTGCTGCCGCTCGCGGTGCTGGTGTGGCTGCTGGTGATGAACATGTCGCCGATGCGGGTGGGCTACTACGCCATCCTCACCATGCTGGCGGTGGCGGCGCTGCGCTTCGCGGTGTGGTTCTTGTTCGTCGCGCCCAGGCGCGGCGAGCCGGTCACCGGGGCGGCGCTGGTCCAGGCGCTGAAGCTCGGTGCGCTCAAGGTGATCGAGGGGCTGGAGCTCGGTGCGCGCAATGCCGTGGCGGTGTCCATGGCCTGCGCCGTGGCGGGCATCATCGTCGGGGTGGTGGGCCTCACCGGGCTGGGGCTCAAGTTCTCGGCCATGATGATGGCGTTCTCCGACGGCAACCTGCTGCTGGCGCTGGTGATGGTGCTGCTGGCCAGCCTGGTGCTGGGCATGGGGCTGCCGGTGACCGCCAGCTACATCGTGCTGATCGTGCTGGTGGGCCCGGCGCTGACCTCGGAGTTCGGCGTGCCGCTGCTGATCGCCCACCTGGTGGTGTTCTGGTATTCGCAGGATTCCAACGTCACCCCGCCGATCGCGCTGGCGGGCTTCGCCGGGGCGGCGATCGCCGGGGCCAGGCCGATGGACACCGGCTTCCAGGCCTGGAAGTTCGCCAAGGGGCTCTACCTGATCCCGCTGTTCATGGTCTTCAATCCGGAGATCATCATGGGCGGCCCGCTGCCGCTGCTGGCCTGGACGACGCTGACCGCCTTCCTGGCGCTGGGCGCCTTCGCCGCCGCCCTGGAGGGCTACCTGTTCACGCGCATGTCGACACCGGTGCGGCTGGTGCTGCTGCCGGCCATCGTCGGGGTCTTCTACCCGAGCCTGATCGCCGAGGCCGCCGGCGCGGCGGTGATGGTGCTGGCGCTGGCCGGGAACTGGATCGCCAGCCGACGGGAGACCGCCGTGGCCGGTTGA
- a CDS encoding cation:proton antiporter — translation MLPVVNDLPPAAAALIVLGGLLASSIFADAVASRTRLPRISLLVLVGLSVAIVQQLVLGLPAGRLLDGLGEPLVQVALVMVAFLLGGELTLARLRTTGPLILIVSLSVVGVGALAVGLGLWALGFPLAVAVSLAAISVATDPAAVQESIHASGDTRLRARLLLGIVAIDDAWGILVFGLAMSVLGWGLQGAAGGEHLLLEAVWELGGALLLGAVIGLPAAWLTGRLAPGQPTQVEAIALILLLAGLSTWLGVSSLLAAMVTGMLIANLSRHHTRSFSEIEHIEWPFLVFFFVLSGASVDLLHLHEAQGLILAYLALRLAGRLLGGMLGVRLARVRQADLPRDIGLALTPQAGVAMGMALLAAERFPEHGTLLLSTVVASTLVFETVGPMLVRRVLREAS, via the coding sequence ATGCTCCCGGTCGTGAACGATCTGCCGCCCGCGGCGGCGGCGCTGATCGTGCTGGGCGGGCTGCTGGCCTCCAGCATCTTTGCCGATGCCGTGGCGAGCCGCACCCGGCTACCGCGCATCTCGCTGCTGGTGCTGGTCGGGCTGAGCGTGGCGATCGTTCAGCAGCTGGTGCTGGGGCTGCCTGCCGGTCGCCTCCTCGACGGTCTCGGCGAGCCGCTGGTCCAGGTGGCCCTGGTCATGGTGGCCTTCCTGCTGGGAGGCGAGCTGACCCTGGCGCGCCTGCGAACCACCGGCCCGCTGATCCTGATCGTCTCGCTGTCGGTGGTCGGGGTCGGCGCCCTGGCGGTGGGACTGGGGCTATGGGCGCTGGGATTCCCGTTGGCGGTGGCCGTCTCGCTGGCGGCGATCTCGGTGGCCACCGATCCCGCCGCCGTCCAGGAGAGCATTCATGCCAGCGGCGACACTCGGCTGCGGGCCCGCCTGCTGCTGGGCATCGTGGCCATCGACGATGCCTGGGGCATCCTGGTCTTCGGGCTGGCCATGTCGGTGCTGGGCTGGGGCCTTCAGGGGGCGGCCGGTGGCGAGCACCTGCTGCTGGAGGCGGTCTGGGAGCTGGGCGGGGCGCTGCTGCTGGGTGCCGTCATCGGTCTGCCCGCGGCCTGGCTGACCGGGCGCCTGGCGCCGGGACAGCCGACCCAGGTCGAGGCCATCGCCCTGATCCTGCTGCTCGCCGGCCTGTCGACCTGGCTCGGCGTTTCCTCTCTGCTGGCGGCCATGGTCACCGGCATGCTGATCGCCAACCTGTCTCGCCACCATACCCGCTCGTTCAGCGAGATCGAGCACATCGAATGGCCCTTCCTGGTGTTCTTCTTCGTGCTGTCCGGCGCCAGCGTCGATCTCTTGCACCTTCACGAGGCCCAGGGCCTGATCCTGGCCTATCTGGCGCTGCGGCTGGCGGGGCGCCTGCTCGGCGGGATGTTGGGCGTGCGGCTGGCCCGGGTCCGCCAGGCCGACCTGCCCCGGGACATCGGCCTGGCCCTCACGCCCCAGGCCGGGGTGGCCATGGGCATGGCGCTGCTCGCGGCGGAGCGCTTTCCCGAGCATGGCACGCTGCTGCTCTCGACGGTGGTGGCCTCGACCCTGGTGTTCGAGACCGTCGGGCCCATGCTGGTACGACGGGTACTGCGAGAAGCAAGCTAG
- a CDS encoding YeiH family protein translates to MNNVSFPTAPMREALWPGLALCALLTLGGTALSRLPMLAEAGVSPLVPALLLGIVAGNLPLARHLSQTGPGLAFATRRLLRGGIVLFGLSLTLQQVAGLGPKVLVLDTLVIAGVLAGGYGIGIRLLGLDRDTALLTSAGSAICGAAAVLATESTIRARPAATSMAVATVVLFGSLAMLVYPLLYSLLDLPQGLFGIYIGATVHEVAQVVAAGEAVGPEALANAVIVKLVRVMLLVPFLLIVGQWWQQRQDGDAEDGDRGGLVIPWFAFGFLAMVAFNSLVALPAPLHAALVQLGQLALTMAMAALGFETRLSRLRALGPKPFLLALILFALLVGGGGLASVLIMG, encoded by the coding sequence ATGAACAACGTCTCCTTCCCCACCGCCCCGATGCGCGAAGCCCTGTGGCCGGGCCTCGCCCTCTGCGCCCTGCTGACTCTCGGCGGCACCGCGCTCTCGCGGCTGCCGATGCTCGCCGAGGCCGGCGTAAGCCCGCTGGTGCCGGCGCTGCTGCTGGGCATCGTGGCCGGCAATCTGCCCCTCGCCCGCCACTTGAGCCAGACCGGCCCCGGGCTCGCCTTCGCCACCCGCCGTCTGCTGCGTGGCGGCATCGTGCTGTTCGGCCTCTCGCTGACGCTGCAGCAGGTGGCCGGCCTGGGGCCGAAGGTGCTGGTGCTGGACACGCTGGTGATCGCCGGCGTGCTGGCCGGCGGCTACGGGATCGGCATCCGACTGCTGGGGCTCGACCGCGACACCGCGCTGCTGACCAGCGCCGGCAGCGCGATCTGCGGCGCCGCCGCGGTACTGGCCACCGAGTCGACCATCCGTGCGCGCCCGGCCGCTACCTCGATGGCCGTGGCCACGGTGGTGCTGTTCGGCTCGCTGGCGATGCTGGTCTACCCGCTGCTCTATTCGCTGCTGGACCTGCCGCAGGGCCTGTTCGGCATCTACATCGGCGCCACCGTCCACGAGGTCGCCCAGGTGGTGGCCGCCGGCGAGGCGGTGGGTCCGGAGGCGCTGGCCAACGCGGTGATCGTCAAGCTGGTGCGGGTGATGCTGCTGGTGCCCTTCCTGCTGATCGTCGGCCAGTGGTGGCAACAGCGCCAGGACGGCGACGCCGAAGACGGCGATCGCGGCGGCCTGGTGATCCCCTGGTTCGCCTTCGGCTTCCTGGCCATGGTGGCGTTCAACAGCCTGGTCGCCCTGCCCGCCCCGCTGCACGCGGCCCTGGTGCAGCTCGGCCAGCTGGCACTGACCATGGCCATGGCGGCGCTGGGGTTCGAGACGCGCCTTTCCCGGCTGCGCGCCCTGGGGCCGAAGCCCTTCCTGCTGGCGCTGATCCTGTTCGCGCTGTTGGTGGGCGGCGGTGGGCTGGCCAGTGTGCTGATCATGGGATGA
- the purE gene encoding 5-(carboxyamino)imidazole ribonucleotide mutase: MTASNETPRVGVIMGSKSDWPVMEHAVTMLERLGVPYETRVVSAHRTPDLLFDYAKSAAERGLQVIIAGAGGAAHLPGMVASQTALPVLGVPVESKALKGLDSLLSIVQMPGGIAVGTLAIGKAGATNAGLMASQIVGLQDAEVREAVEAFRAEQTQTVLDNPDPRPLP, encoded by the coding sequence ATGACAGCATCGAACGAGACGCCGCGGGTCGGCGTGATCATGGGGTCGAAGTCCGACTGGCCGGTCATGGAACATGCGGTGACCATGCTCGAGCGCCTCGGCGTGCCCTACGAGACACGCGTCGTCTCGGCCCACCGCACCCCGGACCTGCTGTTCGACTACGCCAAGTCCGCTGCCGAACGCGGCCTGCAGGTGATCATCGCCGGCGCTGGCGGCGCGGCCCATCTGCCCGGCATGGTGGCCTCCCAGACCGCGTTGCCGGTGCTCGGCGTGCCGGTGGAGTCCAAGGCCCTCAAGGGGCTGGATTCGCTGCTGTCGATCGTGCAGATGCCCGGCGGCATCGCCGTGGGTACCCTGGCCATCGGCAAGGCCGGCGCCACCAACGCCGGCCTGATGGCGTCCCAGATCGTCGGCCTGCAGGATGCCGAGGTGCGCGAGGCCGTGGAGGCCTTCCGCGCCGAGCAGACCCAGACGGTGCTGGACAATCCCGACCCGCGCCCCCTTCCCTGA
- the cadR gene encoding Cd(II)/Pb(II)-responsive transcriptional regulator: MKIGELARRTDCRVVTIRYYEREGLLPEPARSEANYRLYGEAHVERLAFIRRCRALDMTHDEIRALLECHDHPDQPCRDADALIDAHLDHVAARIAQLQALERSLRTLRSRCQGQRLAAECGILDALAHPPEDAGTNAPADDDHVPGVHPRL, from the coding sequence ATGAAGATCGGCGAACTGGCGCGGCGCACCGACTGCCGCGTCGTCACCATCCGCTACTACGAGCGCGAGGGGCTGCTGCCCGAGCCCGCTCGCAGCGAGGCCAACTACCGCCTCTACGGCGAGGCCCACGTCGAGCGACTGGCCTTCATCCGCCGCTGCCGGGCGCTGGACATGACCCACGACGAGATCCGCGCGCTGCTGGAGTGTCATGATCACCCAGACCAGCCTTGCCGTGACGCCGATGCACTGATCGATGCCCACCTCGATCATGTGGCCGCCCGCATTGCCCAGCTGCAGGCCCTGGAGCGCTCGCTCAGGACGTTGCGGAGCCGCTGCCAAGGGCAACGCCTGGCCGCCGAGTGCGGCATTCTCGACGCCCTGGCGCACCCGCCGGAAGACGCCGGAACCAACGCACCGGCCGACGACGACCATGTGCCGGGGGTGCATCCGCGGCTGTGA
- a CDS encoding LysR substrate-binding domain-containing protein produces the protein MSPQVSFRQLQVFASVARLGTVSAAAEALSLSPSSTSQALADLERQLGVALFERPGRRLVLNELGRGLLPRAEALLDDMAGFVAAAREPEGELRGTLDVSASATVGTYLLPGLVGRFSEAHPRADLRLRLRNTHEVVGDVLRLEADLGLIEGECREPALVSEPWCEDRLVVVAAPGHPLASRGDLEDGDLAEAPWILREPGSGTREVFEQAMRDLGLTPRVRISLGQHEAIKQAVLAGLGLGCLSALSVAGERERGELVALDSRLVLCRTFSLVWHPERYRSPLWQAFKVFLVESRGDG, from the coding sequence ATGTCGCCCCAGGTCAGCTTCCGCCAGCTCCAGGTCTTCGCCAGCGTCGCGCGTCTCGGCACGGTCAGCGCCGCCGCCGAGGCGCTGTCGCTCTCCCCGTCGTCGACCAGCCAGGCGCTGGCCGACCTGGAGCGTCAGCTCGGCGTGGCGCTGTTCGAGCGCCCCGGGCGGCGGCTGGTGCTCAACGAACTGGGGCGCGGCCTGCTGCCCCGGGCCGAGGCGCTGCTCGACGACATGGCGGGCTTCGTCGCCGCGGCCCGTGAGCCAGAAGGCGAGCTGCGCGGCACGCTGGACGTCTCGGCCAGCGCCACCGTGGGCACCTACCTGCTGCCCGGCCTGGTGGGGCGTTTCAGCGAGGCGCATCCTCGCGCCGATCTACGCCTGCGGCTGCGCAACACCCACGAGGTCGTGGGCGATGTGCTGCGCCTGGAGGCTGACCTGGGGCTGATCGAGGGCGAGTGCCGCGAGCCGGCGCTGGTCAGCGAGCCCTGGTGCGAGGATCGTCTGGTGGTAGTGGCCGCGCCCGGCCACCCGCTGGCGAGTCGCGGCGACCTCGAGGACGGCGATCTTGCCGAGGCACCCTGGATCCTGCGCGAGCCGGGCTCCGGCACCCGCGAGGTGTTCGAGCAGGCCATGCGCGATCTGGGCCTGACGCCCCGGGTGCGCATATCGCTGGGTCAGCACGAGGCGATCAAGCAGGCGGTGCTGGCGGGGCTCGGGCTCGGCTGCCTGTCGGCGCTGAGCGTGGCCGGCGAGCGCGAGCGCGGCGAGCTGGTGGCGCTCGACAGCCGGCTGGTGCTGTGCCGCACCTTCTCGCTGGTGTGGCATCCCGAACGCTACCGCAGTCCGCTGTGGCAGGCCTTCAAGGTGTTCCTCGTCGAGTCCCGGGGCGATGGCTGA